A genomic segment from Bombus huntii isolate Logan2020A chromosome 13, iyBomHunt1.1, whole genome shotgun sequence encodes:
- the LOC126872289 gene encoding GATOR complex protein Iml1 isoform X1, producing the protein MKLYKLIVHQKTFSEEDLIINPKDHPSIKTGDVVEIYHPEVEFSRLLLQVTSFKEDLQGRETISVENNVATMFQLRTFADVYMNVVNPDDVALDSIELTFKDQYLGRSEMWRLKNSLVNTCVYMNKKIEFCGGSIRCQVYEMWSQGDRVACGVITNDTKVVFRSSTSMVYLFIQMSSEMWDFDIHGDLYFEKAVNGFLADLFQKWKKNGSNHEVTIVLFSRTFYNANSLEEFPNHMRECLQHDYRGRFYEDFYRVVVQNERFEDWSNVLVQLRKLFTDYQKIVLEYHQKSGVSIPKAVNSTAAQGNFLEVLNMSLNVFEKHYLDRSFDRTGQLSVVITPGVGVFEVDRELTNVTKQRIIDNGVGSDLVCVGEQPLHAVPLLKFHNKDTSVNAPDDYSMPHWINLSFYSTNKKIPYSTFIPRIKLPQRVSKQSAETGKLQCKSKLLQEDAKECLHNTLFDYDAYDAQVFQLPSVHTSSSLQRVTTRTKKTSVASMETHNNAHILKLLKRKMSDPDIHHPPPESHSPPAATRSAAILIPSRTDDVTSSESNGEANESRISVKSDLTDSEISPPFRPVVGSAGSPTNTISQPTTIRPSRALINPFDPSHVTIKLTSNRRRWTHIFPKGPTGVLIQQHHYQAVPTQMCSEPQSDATSTISGSPMEHNDVSNSNQFQDHTKNKPQRLNLLLSSTDKSGNPISSTGNKSLTLLWGATGEQEWTPALTTAIIGVDWKSLTIPACLPITTDYFPDKRSLQNDYVVSDYNLLPDDVNTDFAQQRAIYKKPLTTAEVFKELVSQRLAQGFQLIILPQNNQNQSHTPGSNAVPAISSVMRGRQTESEPKEEYLLSIGRIFHKISLFDNCITVTRYRPRHPYPPFNIHYLYRFHAPHHDTYEVSWVSFTTEKLENYNWNYLDHYICTRGHTDFALVEALKYWRFRVFLLPLHNSATRKFLEGSSRCDIYTPLTTSEQVSLLDGFLRFIELWPNKIRRPNPNKNWNPSTLGGVSQRDPASHLTRRRHSTSLIVLTNQTNLVGSSPFRERLGSNRLPEKPRPRSGSKVMDRGRISPASEAVLPLSLEQQQDHFDSNEDSSTNMELTKLKNTASNNEILEAMKHPQNGVGFLTQHPSLPSQTFVSADAVQWLNNHIEGGVTVESAINIMNGMIQDKLICHASGDFSKPFILGFYLYHIVQDKENQRAGDYFSPLGDLQSFENEWVEVEIRAPKGWCEPSSPGSFPLMSSPMTIPSCDTTIVDESNVAPFLKDELDISDMADEHGEWQVPSYKHTHLDIDINNRSDRIEWGHLRYQSIYKVDHSYELVVQWVASSGSIVADLIFVWQRKAQMCGIQMVPIPSDLLALPFISKSDPLRGPIFIPLNTECLMANKRHLFEEFREVTYAQRLFLFQETIVQRFGFVPCLIESTENDHQYVHMTGNAFILIPSTTNTRSRPRTATNIVRRNTGQKGYPIHSDQPSPHEAYITRHVSGKNKDDYNKDKRIGFLWSWNHMLSRKWKSSSTLVGDELFQKKLIQDFRHFCSNGDNRLKQFWEHCWEIKEKSCTKTI; encoded by the exons ATGAAGCTGTATAAGTTGATAGTTCATCAAAAGACCTTTAGTGAAGAAGATTTAATAATCAATCCAAAAGATCACCCTAGTATAAAAACTGGAGATGTTGTTGAAATTTATCACCCTGAGGTTGAATTTAGCCGTCTACTCCTTCAAGTCACATCCTTTAAAGAAGATTTACAAGGAAGGGAGACAATTAGCGTGGAAAACAATGTAGCCACAATGTTTCAATTAAGAACATTTGCAGACGTGTATATGAATGTTGTTAATCCAGACGATGTAGCTTTGGATTCCATTGAACTTACCTTCAAAGACCAGTATCTGGGTCGTAGTGAAATGTGGCGTCTGAAAAATAGCTTG GTCAACACTTGTGTATATATGAACAAGAAGATTGAATTCTGTGGAGGCAGTATCAGATGTCAAGTATATGAAATGTGGTCACAGGGTGATAGAGTCGCTTGTGGTGTTATAACTAATGATACTAAG GTTGTGTTTCGTTCTTCGACCAGTATGGTGTATCTTTTTATTCAAATGAGTTCAGAAATGTGGGATTTTGACATTCACGGTGacttatattttgaaaaagcTGTTAATGGGTTTTTAGCTGATTTATTTCAAAAGTGGAAAAAGAATGGCAGTAATCATGAAGTAACGATTGTTCTATTCTCAAGAACATTTTATAATGCTAACAGTCTGGAAGAATTTCCAAATCACATGCGTGAATGTTTACAACATGATTATAGGGGAAGATTTTATGAAGATTTCTACAGGGTGGTAGTTCAAAATGAAAGATTTGAAGATTGGAGTAACGTGTTGGTACAATTACGTAAACTGTTCACAGACtatcaaaaaattgtattagaATATCATCAAAAATCAGGTGTCTCTATACCAAAAGCAGTAAATTCAACAGCTGCACAGGGCAACTTTTTAGAAGTACTGAACATGTCTTTAAATG TGTTTGAGAAACATTATCTGGATCGTAGTTTTGATAGAACTGGTCAGTTATCGGTGGTGATTACACCTGGTGTAGGTGTTTTTGAGGTTGACAGAGAGTTAACGAACGTTACAAAACAAAGAATTATCGATAACGGAGTTGGTAGTGATTTGGTGTGTGTCGGAGAACAACCATTACATGCTGTACCTTTATTAAAG TTTCACAATAAGGATACATCTGTTAATGCGCCTGATGACTATAGCATGCCACACTGGATTAATCTCAGTTTTTattcaacaaataaaaaaattccttATTCAACATTTATACCTCGTATAAAACTTCCTCAGAGGGTGTCAAAACAATCAGCAGAAACTGGAAAATTGCAGTGTAAAAGTAAGCTTCTACAAGAAGATGCAAAGGAATGTTTGCACAATACTTTGTTTGACTATGATGCATACGATGCACAAGTCTTTCAATTGCCTTCAGTCCATACGTCAAG tAGTTTGCAACGAGTTACGACCAGAACTAAAAAGACAAGCGTTGCCAGCATGGAAACACATAATAACGCGCATATACTGAAActtctgaaaagaaaaatgtcaGATCCTGATATACATCACCCACCACCTGAATCTCACTCACCTCCAGCTGCAACAAGAAGCGCAGCAATCTTGATACCTTCTAGAACAGATGACGTAACTAGTAGTGAATCCAATGGAGAAGCCAATG AATCGAGGATATCAGTAAAAAGCGATTTAACCGATTCAGAAATATCGCCGCCATTTAGGCCGGTTGTTGGCAGTGCTGGAAGCCCCACAAATACAATATCTCAACCTACAACTATTAGACCTAGTAGGGCACTTATTAATCCTTTTGATCCATCTCACGTTACAATTAAATTAACTAGTAACAGACGAAGATGGACACATATTTTTCCTAAAG GGCCAACAGGTGTACTTATACAGCAACATCATTATCAAGCTGTGCCAACACAAATGTGTTCAGAACCACAATCCGATGCTACTTCCACTATAAGTGGCTCCCCTATGGAACATAACGACGTCTCTAACTCGAATCAGTTTCAAGATC ACACAAAGAATAAACCGCAGAGATTAAATCTTTTACTATCAAGCACTGATAAAAGTGGGAATCCGATATCCTCTACAGGCAATAAGTCTTTGACATTGTTATGGGGTGCTACTGGTGAACAGGAATGGACACCGGCACTTACAACAG CAATCATAG GTGTTGATTGGAAATCATTGACAATCCCAGCATGTTTGCCAATTACTACAGATTATTTTCCCGATAAAAGAAGTTTACAAAACGACTACGTTGTGTCAGACTATAATCTTTTGCCTGACGACGTTAATACAGATTTTGCTCAACAACGAGCAATATATAAAAAACCTTTGACAACTGCCGAAGTATTTAAGGAGCTTGTATCGCAACGATTAGCACAG ggttttcaattaattattttaccgCAAAATAATCAAAATCAGAGCCATACACCCGGTAGTAATGCTGTCCCTGCAATAAGCTCTGTAATGCGGGGACGGCAAACAGAATCAGAACCGAAGGAGGAATATTTGCTAAGCATTGGGAGAATATTTCACAAAATATCTTTATTCGATAATTGTATAACAGTAACAAGATATCGGCCAAG GCATCCTTACCCTCCGTTCAATATTCATTATCTGTATCGATTTCACGCACCTCATCACGACACGTACGAAGTATCATGGGTATCTTTTACAACAGAGAAGCTTGAAAATTACAATTGGAATTATTTGGATCATTACATCTGTACAAGGGGCCATACTGATTTTGCTTTAGTAGAG GCGCTTAAATACTGGAGATTTCGCGTGTTTTTACTTCCTTTGCACAATTCGGCTACTCGAAAATTTTTAGAGGGATCATCAAGATGTGATATATATACACCTCTCACCACTTCCGAACAAGTGTCTCTCTTGGACGGATTTTTACGGTTCATCGAGCTGTGGCCGAATAAGATACGCCGGCCGAATCCGAACAAAAATTGG AATCCTTCGACTCTAGGTGGTGTTTCCCAGAGAGATCCTGCCTCTCACTTGACCAGACGCAGGCACAGCACGAGCCTGATTGTCCTCACTAACCAG ACCAATCTAGTCGGCAGCTCTCCCTTCAGGGAGCGACTCGGAAGCAATCGTCTACCAGAGAAACCGAGACCAAG ATCAGGTTCCAAAGTGATGGACAGGGGCCGAATCTCACCTGCCAGCGAAGCTGTGTTACCCCTTTCACTCGAGCAACAGCAAGACCATTTCGATTCTAACGAAGATAG TAGTACAAACATGGAATTGACAAAGTTAAAAAACACCGCGTCAAACAACGAAATTCTAGAAGCAATGAAACACCCACAAAACGGCGTGGGATTCCTCACACAACACCCATCTCTTCCAAGCCAGACATTTGTTAGCGCAGATGCAGTGCAATGGTTAAATAATCACATAGAAGGAGGAGTAACAGTGGAGAGTGCCATCAATATcatgaat GGTATGATACAAGACAAGCTCATATGCCATGCATCTGGAGATTTTTCTAAACCATTCATTCTAGGATTTTATTTGTATCACATAGTACAAGATAAAGAAAATCAAAGAG CTGGCGATTATTTCTCGCCCCTGGGCGATTTGCAAAGCTTCGAAAATGAATGGGTAGAAGTCGAAATAAGGGCACCGAAAGGCTGGTGTGAACCATCTTCGCCAGGATCGTTCCCCCTCATGTCATCTCCAATGACTATACCCAGCTGCGATACTACTATTGTAGACGAATCAAACGTAGCGCCGTTTCTTAAAGATGAGTTAGACATATCCGACATGGCGGATGAGCATGGAGAATGGCAAG TTCCGTCATATAAACATACTCATCTAGATATAGACATAAACAACAGAAGCGATAGAATCGAATGGGGACATCTAAGATATCAATCTATATACAAAGTAGATCATTCTTACGAACTAGTGGTACAATGGGTTGCATCATCTGGTAGTATAGTCGCTGACCTT ATATTTGTGTGGCAACGTAAGGCTCAAATGTGCGGAATTCAAATGGTTCCTATCCCAAGCGATCTACTAGCATTACCGTTCATTTCAAAAAGTGATCCTTTAAGGGGGCCTATTTTTATACCATTAAATACAGAGTGTCTTATGGCAAACAAACGACATCTTTTCGAAG AATTTCGAGAAGTAACTTACGCACAAAgactctttctttttcaagaGACAATTGTACAAAGATTTGGCTTTGTTCCATGCCTAATAGAAAGTACCGAAAACGATCACCAGTACGTTCATATGACCGGCAATGCATTCATACTGATACCATCTACGACAAATACAAGATCACGTCCTCGAACTGCTACCAACATAGTGAGACGAAACACAGGGCAAAAGGGATATCCGATTCATTCTGATCAACCCAGCCCTCATGAAGCTTACATTACGAGACACGTTAGCGGGAAGAATAAAGATGACTACAACAAAGACAAGAGG ATTGGTTTCCTTTGGTCGTGGAATCACATGCTTAGTCGAAAATGGAAATCATCATCCACGTTAGTTGGCGATGAATTGTTTCAAAAAAAGCTCATACAAGATTTTAGACATTTTTGTTCGAATGGGGACAACAGATTGAAACAGTTCTGGGAACATTGCTgggagataaaagaaaaatcgtgCACGAAAACAATCTAA
- the LOC126872289 gene encoding GATOR complex protein Iml1 isoform X11, whose protein sequence is MAVIMKGRFYEDFYRVVVQNERFEDWSNVLVQLRKLFTDYQKIVLEYHQKSGVSIPKAVNSTAAQGNFLEVLNMSLNVFEKHYLDRSFDRTGQLSVVITPGVGVFEVDRELTNVTKQRIIDNGVGSDLVCVGEQPLHAVPLLKFHNKDTSVNAPDDYSMPHWINLSFYSTNKKIPYSTFIPRIKLPQRVSKQSAETGKLQCKSKLLQEDAKECLHNTLFDYDAYDAQVFQLPSVHTSSSLQRVTTRTKKTSVASMETHNNAHILKLLKRKMSDPDIHHPPPESHSPPAATRSAAILIPSRTDDVTSSESNGEANESRISVKSDLTDSEISPPFRPVVGSAGSPTNTISQPTTIRPSRALINPFDPSHVTIKLTSNRRRWTHIFPKGPTGVLIQQHHYQAVPTQMCSEPQSDATSTISGSPMEHNDVSNSNQFQDHTKNKPQRLNLLLSSTDKSGNPISSTGNKSLTLLWGATGEQEWTPALTTAIIGVDWKSLTIPACLPITTDYFPDKRSLQNDYVVSDYNLLPDDVNTDFAQQRAIYKKPLTTAEVFKELVSQRLAQGFQLIILPQNNQNQSHTPGSNAVPAISSVMRGRQTESEPKEEYLLSIGRIFHKISLFDNCITVTRYRPRHPYPPFNIHYLYRFHAPHHDTYEVSWVSFTTEKLENYNWNYLDHYICTRGHTDFALVEALKYWRFRVFLLPLHNSATRKFLEGSSRCDIYTPLTTSEQVSLLDGFLRFIELWPNKIRRPNPNKNWNPSTLGGVSQRDPASHLTRRRHSTSLIVLTNQTNLVGSSPFRERLGSNRLPEKPRPRSGSKVMDRGRISPASEAVLPLSLEQQQDHFDSNEDSSTNMELTKLKNTASNNEILEAMKHPQNGVGFLTQHPSLPSQTFVSADAVQWLNNHIEGGVTVESAINIMNGMIQDKLICHASGDFSKPFILGFYLYHIVQDKENQRAGDYFSPLGDLQSFENEWVEVEIRAPKGWCEPSSPGSFPLMSSPMTIPSCDTTIVDESNVAPFLKDELDISDMADEHGEWQVPSYKHTHLDIDINNRSDRIEWGHLRYQSIYKVDHSYELVVQWVASSGSIVADLIFVWQRKAQMCGIQMVPIPSDLLALPFISKSDPLRGPIFIPLNTECLMANKRHLFEEFREVTYAQRLFLFQETIVQRFGFVPCLIESTENDHQYVHMTGNAFILIPSTTNTRSRPRTATNIVRRNTGQKGYPIHSDQPSPHEAYITRHVSGKNKDDYNKDKRIGFLWSWNHMLSRKWKSSSTLVGDELFQKKLIQDFRHFCSNGDNRLKQFWEHCWEIKEKSCTKTI, encoded by the exons ATGGCAGTAATCATGAA GGGAAGATTTTATGAAGATTTCTACAGGGTGGTAGTTCAAAATGAAAGATTTGAAGATTGGAGTAACGTGTTGGTACAATTACGTAAACTGTTCACAGACtatcaaaaaattgtattagaATATCATCAAAAATCAGGTGTCTCTATACCAAAAGCAGTAAATTCAACAGCTGCACAGGGCAACTTTTTAGAAGTACTGAACATGTCTTTAAATG TGTTTGAGAAACATTATCTGGATCGTAGTTTTGATAGAACTGGTCAGTTATCGGTGGTGATTACACCTGGTGTAGGTGTTTTTGAGGTTGACAGAGAGTTAACGAACGTTACAAAACAAAGAATTATCGATAACGGAGTTGGTAGTGATTTGGTGTGTGTCGGAGAACAACCATTACATGCTGTACCTTTATTAAAG TTTCACAATAAGGATACATCTGTTAATGCGCCTGATGACTATAGCATGCCACACTGGATTAATCTCAGTTTTTattcaacaaataaaaaaattccttATTCAACATTTATACCTCGTATAAAACTTCCTCAGAGGGTGTCAAAACAATCAGCAGAAACTGGAAAATTGCAGTGTAAAAGTAAGCTTCTACAAGAAGATGCAAAGGAATGTTTGCACAATACTTTGTTTGACTATGATGCATACGATGCACAAGTCTTTCAATTGCCTTCAGTCCATACGTCAAG tAGTTTGCAACGAGTTACGACCAGAACTAAAAAGACAAGCGTTGCCAGCATGGAAACACATAATAACGCGCATATACTGAAActtctgaaaagaaaaatgtcaGATCCTGATATACATCACCCACCACCTGAATCTCACTCACCTCCAGCTGCAACAAGAAGCGCAGCAATCTTGATACCTTCTAGAACAGATGACGTAACTAGTAGTGAATCCAATGGAGAAGCCAATG AATCGAGGATATCAGTAAAAAGCGATTTAACCGATTCAGAAATATCGCCGCCATTTAGGCCGGTTGTTGGCAGTGCTGGAAGCCCCACAAATACAATATCTCAACCTACAACTATTAGACCTAGTAGGGCACTTATTAATCCTTTTGATCCATCTCACGTTACAATTAAATTAACTAGTAACAGACGAAGATGGACACATATTTTTCCTAAAG GGCCAACAGGTGTACTTATACAGCAACATCATTATCAAGCTGTGCCAACACAAATGTGTTCAGAACCACAATCCGATGCTACTTCCACTATAAGTGGCTCCCCTATGGAACATAACGACGTCTCTAACTCGAATCAGTTTCAAGATC ACACAAAGAATAAACCGCAGAGATTAAATCTTTTACTATCAAGCACTGATAAAAGTGGGAATCCGATATCCTCTACAGGCAATAAGTCTTTGACATTGTTATGGGGTGCTACTGGTGAACAGGAATGGACACCGGCACTTACAACAG CAATCATAG GTGTTGATTGGAAATCATTGACAATCCCAGCATGTTTGCCAATTACTACAGATTATTTTCCCGATAAAAGAAGTTTACAAAACGACTACGTTGTGTCAGACTATAATCTTTTGCCTGACGACGTTAATACAGATTTTGCTCAACAACGAGCAATATATAAAAAACCTTTGACAACTGCCGAAGTATTTAAGGAGCTTGTATCGCAACGATTAGCACAG ggttttcaattaattattttaccgCAAAATAATCAAAATCAGAGCCATACACCCGGTAGTAATGCTGTCCCTGCAATAAGCTCTGTAATGCGGGGACGGCAAACAGAATCAGAACCGAAGGAGGAATATTTGCTAAGCATTGGGAGAATATTTCACAAAATATCTTTATTCGATAATTGTATAACAGTAACAAGATATCGGCCAAG GCATCCTTACCCTCCGTTCAATATTCATTATCTGTATCGATTTCACGCACCTCATCACGACACGTACGAAGTATCATGGGTATCTTTTACAACAGAGAAGCTTGAAAATTACAATTGGAATTATTTGGATCATTACATCTGTACAAGGGGCCATACTGATTTTGCTTTAGTAGAG GCGCTTAAATACTGGAGATTTCGCGTGTTTTTACTTCCTTTGCACAATTCGGCTACTCGAAAATTTTTAGAGGGATCATCAAGATGTGATATATATACACCTCTCACCACTTCCGAACAAGTGTCTCTCTTGGACGGATTTTTACGGTTCATCGAGCTGTGGCCGAATAAGATACGCCGGCCGAATCCGAACAAAAATTGG AATCCTTCGACTCTAGGTGGTGTTTCCCAGAGAGATCCTGCCTCTCACTTGACCAGACGCAGGCACAGCACGAGCCTGATTGTCCTCACTAACCAG ACCAATCTAGTCGGCAGCTCTCCCTTCAGGGAGCGACTCGGAAGCAATCGTCTACCAGAGAAACCGAGACCAAG ATCAGGTTCCAAAGTGATGGACAGGGGCCGAATCTCACCTGCCAGCGAAGCTGTGTTACCCCTTTCACTCGAGCAACAGCAAGACCATTTCGATTCTAACGAAGATAG TAGTACAAACATGGAATTGACAAAGTTAAAAAACACCGCGTCAAACAACGAAATTCTAGAAGCAATGAAACACCCACAAAACGGCGTGGGATTCCTCACACAACACCCATCTCTTCCAAGCCAGACATTTGTTAGCGCAGATGCAGTGCAATGGTTAAATAATCACATAGAAGGAGGAGTAACAGTGGAGAGTGCCATCAATATcatgaat GGTATGATACAAGACAAGCTCATATGCCATGCATCTGGAGATTTTTCTAAACCATTCATTCTAGGATTTTATTTGTATCACATAGTACAAGATAAAGAAAATCAAAGAG CTGGCGATTATTTCTCGCCCCTGGGCGATTTGCAAAGCTTCGAAAATGAATGGGTAGAAGTCGAAATAAGGGCACCGAAAGGCTGGTGTGAACCATCTTCGCCAGGATCGTTCCCCCTCATGTCATCTCCAATGACTATACCCAGCTGCGATACTACTATTGTAGACGAATCAAACGTAGCGCCGTTTCTTAAAGATGAGTTAGACATATCCGACATGGCGGATGAGCATGGAGAATGGCAAG TTCCGTCATATAAACATACTCATCTAGATATAGACATAAACAACAGAAGCGATAGAATCGAATGGGGACATCTAAGATATCAATCTATATACAAAGTAGATCATTCTTACGAACTAGTGGTACAATGGGTTGCATCATCTGGTAGTATAGTCGCTGACCTT ATATTTGTGTGGCAACGTAAGGCTCAAATGTGCGGAATTCAAATGGTTCCTATCCCAAGCGATCTACTAGCATTACCGTTCATTTCAAAAAGTGATCCTTTAAGGGGGCCTATTTTTATACCATTAAATACAGAGTGTCTTATGGCAAACAAACGACATCTTTTCGAAG AATTTCGAGAAGTAACTTACGCACAAAgactctttctttttcaagaGACAATTGTACAAAGATTTGGCTTTGTTCCATGCCTAATAGAAAGTACCGAAAACGATCACCAGTACGTTCATATGACCGGCAATGCATTCATACTGATACCATCTACGACAAATACAAGATCACGTCCTCGAACTGCTACCAACATAGTGAGACGAAACACAGGGCAAAAGGGATATCCGATTCATTCTGATCAACCCAGCCCTCATGAAGCTTACATTACGAGACACGTTAGCGGGAAGAATAAAGATGACTACAACAAAGACAAGAGG ATTGGTTTCCTTTGGTCGTGGAATCACATGCTTAGTCGAAAATGGAAATCATCATCCACGTTAGTTGGCGATGAATTGTTTCAAAAAAAGCTCATACAAGATTTTAGACATTTTTGTTCGAATGGGGACAACAGATTGAAACAGTTCTGGGAACATTGCTgggagataaaagaaaaatcgtgCACGAAAACAATCTAA